One part of the Schistocerca piceifrons isolate TAMUIC-IGC-003096 chromosome 2, iqSchPice1.1, whole genome shotgun sequence genome encodes these proteins:
- the LOC124776934 gene encoding U3 small nucleolar ribonucleoprotein protein IMP4, whose product MLRRQARLRREYLYRKSKENMVRAIQEKKERLSRCLDENLPIHTDIRKNAIDLQKKLEWEDKGPEVAVAIGTESGGGGISHEDDEYRWAGVEDPKIMITTSRDPSSRLKMFAKELRLIFPNSQRMNRGNYEMKQSINACRANDVTDFVVVHEHRGVPDSLVICHLPYGPTAYFTMSDVVMRHDIPDIGTMSEQYPHLIFHNFKTQLGNRVMNILKYLFPVPKEDSHRVITFANHDDYILFQHHTFKKVNGKDIELTEVGPRFQLKLYEIKLGTLEHADAADTEWALRPYMNTSAKRRFLSLDDGWDQDDDVEI is encoded by the coding sequence ATGTTACGTAGGCAAGCACGGTTGAGGAGGGAGTACCTCTACAGAAAGTCGAAGGAGAATATGGTACGAGCTATTcaagagaagaaagaaagactgaGTCGGTGCCTGGATGAAAATTTACCGATTCACACAGATATTAGGAAGAACGCAATAGATCTGCAGAAGAAGTTGGAATGGGAAGACAAAGGACCGGAAGTAGCCGTTGCAATTGGGACTgaaagtggtggtggtgggattTCACATGAAGATGATGAATACCGTTGGGCTGGTGTCGAAGACCCGAAGATTATGATAACGACGTCGCGTGATCCATCTTCGAGATTAAAAATGTTCGCCAAGGAGCTAAGATTAATATTCCCCAATTCCCAGCGTATGAACCGTGGTAATTACGAAATGAAACAGTCAATTAATGCATGTCGTGCAAATGATGTTACCGATTTCGTAGTCGTACACGAGCACAGGGGTGTACCTGACAGTTTAGTGATTTGTCATTTACCCTATGGACCGACTGCGTATTTTACAATGTCCGATGTCGTTATGCGGCACGACATACCAGACATTGGAACAATGTCCGAACAATATCCTCAtttaatttttcacaattttaaaaCTCAGCTGGGAAATCGAGTCATGAATATTTTGAAATACTTGTTCCCTGTTCCAAAAGAAGACAGCCATAGAGTTATAACATTTGCAAATCATGATGACTATATATTATTTCAGCACCACACATTTAAGAAAGTAAATGGAAAAGACATTGAACTGACGGAAGTGGGCCCACGATttcaactgaaactgtatgaaattAAACTTGGGACGTTGGAGCACGCTGATGCAGCAGACACAGAATGGGCATTGCGGCCTTACATGAACACATCGGCGAAAAGGAGATTTCTTTCTCTGGATGATGGCTGGGACCAGGATGACGATGTTGAAATATAA